In Triplophysa rosa linkage group LG7, Trosa_1v2, whole genome shotgun sequence, the following proteins share a genomic window:
- the stau1 gene encoding LOW QUALITY PROTEIN: double-stranded RNA-binding protein Staufen homolog 1 (The sequence of the model RefSeq protein was modified relative to this genomic sequence to represent the inferred CDS: substituted 1 base at 1 genomic stop codon), which yields MSQLQFHAPVNPSPSATPLQLAPPQPRFSIPCATASLPSESASHPLRNSALPSASATPFCNPTVSNMANPKEKTPMCLVNELARYNKIQPEYKLLSETGPAHSKIFSVRLTLGDQHWDAEGTSIKKAQHSAASXALTQTTLPKPSHRTPRHPGKNPGGIYKGSEYSVTHTVELNALCMKLGKKPIYKPIDTYQGMRPAFNYNIRAPGPYARSMHHYYYPFPPVGPVLYHMELSVGGQQFHGKGRTRQAAKHDAAAKAIKYLQKEPILQQVAEMTEEPEEEENLNKSEISQVFEIALKRNMSVNFEVLKEAGPPHMKSFMVKVIVGEFSGEGEGKSKKISKKLAAIAVLEELRKLPQLPVMDKMPLRIKKKSKSIIKLQTSPEYGQGMNPISRLAQIQQAKKEKEPEYTLVTERGLPRRREFVMQVSVAGQTAEGMGPSKKVAKRNAAEKMLEHLGFKVPQPQPPKPALKTEEKPPAKKPGDGRKVTFFEPGSVEKASLVNKEEDFRMPFFSHQQLPAGILPMVPEVAQAVGANQGPHAKEYGRPVAPNPAKATVTAMIANELLYAGTSPTAESILKTNNSLAHRPHGPLTRPSEQLGYLANVQGLHVEYKDFPKNNKNEFVSLINCSSQPPLISHGIGKDVESCHDMAALNILKLLSELDQQLSDRTANGQISGCSKQDIEGDPLLKPANSSTIGKTLDGTV from the exons atgtCACAGCTTCAGTTTCACGCACCTGTCAACCCTTCACCCAGTGCCACCCCATTACAGCTGGCTCCGCCTCAACCCAGGTTCAGTATTCCATGTGCCACGGCTTCCTTACCTTCAGAGAGTGCCAGTCACCCACTTAGAAACTCCGCCCTGCCATCTGCCTCAGCCACTCCCTTTTGCAACCCTACAG TCTCTAACATGGCAAACCCTAAAGAGAAGACCCCGATGTGTTTGGTGAATGAGTTAGCCCGTTACAATAAGATCCAACCTGAATACAAGCTACTCAGTGAAACAGGACCAGCCCACTCCAAG ATCTTCTCAGTGCGGTTAACTCTGGGGGACCAGCACTGGGATGCAGAGGGGACCAGTATAAAAAAAGCCCAGCACTCTGCAGCATCATGAGCTCTCACCCAAACCACCCTGCCAAAACCCAGTCACAGAACCCCCCGCCACCCAGGCAAGAACCCAGGTGGGATCTACAAGGGCTCAGAGT ACAGCGTAACCCACACTGTGGAGCTAAATGCACTTTGTATGAAGTTGGGCAAGAAGCCCATCTATAAACCTATAGATACCTACCAGGGGATGAGACCAGCATTCAATTACAACATCAGAGCACCAGGCCCGTATGCTCGCTCCATGCATCA TTATTACTACCCATTTCCCCCGGTGGGGCCTGTACTGTATCATATGGAGCTGTCTGTCGGCGGACAGCAGTTCCACGGCAAGGGCCGCACGAGACAGGCAGCCAAACACGACGCTGCTGCTAAAGCCATCAAATATCTGCAAAAAGAGCCAATACTGCAGCAAGTGGCAGAG ATGACAGAGGAaccagaagaagaagaaaacctCAACAAATCGGAGATCAGCCAAGTGTTTGAGATTGCTCTGAAACGCAACATGTCTGTGAATTTCGAG GTGCTGAAAGAGGCGGGGCCTCCTCACATGAAAAGCTTTATGGTAAAAGTTATAGTGGGCGAGTTCTCAGGCGAGGGGGAGGGCAAGAGCAAGAAAATCTCCAAAAAGCTGGCTGCCATCGCTGTGCTGGAGGAGCTCCGCAAACTACCCCAACTTCCTGTCATGGACAAGATGCCACTACGcattaaaaagaaaagcaaatccATTATTAAG CTTCAGACCAGCCCAGAGTACGGTCAGGGCATGAACCCCATCAGCAGGCTAGCTCAAATCCAACAAGCCAAGAAGGAAAAAGAGCCTGAGTATACATTGGTGACCGAGAGAGGACTGCCCCGACGCAGAGAGTTTGTCATGCAG GTGTCTGTTGCGGGGCAGACTGCTGAGGGAATGGGTCCTAGTAAAAAAGTGGCCAAGCGAAATGCAGCCGAGAAGATGCTGGAGCATCTTGGCTTCAAAGTGCCTCAGCCACAACCCCCCAAACCGGCACTGAAAACCGAGGAGAAG CCACCTGCTAAGAAACCTGGAGATGGACGAAAAGTGACCTTCTTTGAGCCAGGCTCTGTGGAGAAGGCAAGCCTTG TCAACAAGGAGGAAGATTTCCGAATGCCCTTCTTCAGCCATCAGCAGCTCCCTGCCGGAATTTTACCCATGGTACCCGAGGTGGCACAGGCAGTGGGTGCCAACCAGGGACCCCACGCCAAAGAATACGGTCGCCCAGTAGCTCCTAACCCAGCCAAAGCCACGGTAACAGCCATGATTGCCAACGAGCTCCTATACGCTGGCACATCCCCGACTGCAGAGAGTATACTGAAGACCAACAACAGCTTGGCACACAGACCCCACGGGCCTCTTACCAGACCATCCGAACAGCTCGGCTACTTGGCTAACGTACAGGGCTTACAT GTTGAATACAAAGACTTCCCCAAAAACAACAAGAACGAGTTTGTGTCTCTGATAAACTGCTCCTCTCAGCCACCTCTGATCAGCCATGGCATCGGCAAAGACGTGGAGTCCTGCCACGACATG